A part of Loxodonta africana isolate mLoxAfr1 chromosome 11, mLoxAfr1.hap2, whole genome shotgun sequence genomic DNA contains:
- the SERPINB13 gene encoding serpin B13 isoform X2, with protein sequence MNSLEAANIRFGLDLFKELKKTSDGNVFFSPMGISTAIGMILLGARGRTARQLEKVFYSEKDIESSRAKAEEKTEKTEEIHHQFQKILTALNKPSNDYELSIVNRLFGEKTYLFLQKYLDYVEKYYHATLEPVDFVNEAEESRKKINSWVEKQTNGKIKELFPTDLISSSTKLVLVDTVYFKGQWDREFKKENTKEEQFWLNKSTSKPVLMMEQHHAFNITYLEDLQAKILGIPYKSNDLSMFVLLPNDIDGLEKIIDRITPEQLMEWTSPGHMKERNVSLQLPRFELQKTYNLEDTLGAMGLTDAFRESQADFSGMSTSSRLYIQKFLHKSFVVVTEEGTEAGAATGVGMTVTITSAPLYENFHCNHPFLFFIKHNESNGVLFFGQFSSP encoded by the exons ATGAATTCACTCGAGGCAGCAAACATTCGGTTTGGGCTTGACCTTTTCAAAGAGCTGAAGAAGACAAGTGATGGCAATGTCTTCTTTTCTCCTATGGGCATCTCAACTGCCATTGGCATGATCCTTCTGGGCGCCCGAGGGAGAACGGCCCGCCAGTTAGAGAAG GTGTTTTACTCTGAAAAAGACATAGAAAGCTCAAGAGCAAAAGCTGAAGAAAAG ACTGAGAAGACAGAAGAGATACATCACCAGTTCCAAAAGATTTTGACTGCGTTAAACAAGCCCAGTAATGATTATGAGCTGAGCATAGTCAACAGGCTATTTGGAGAGAAGACATACCTCTTCCTTCAG AAATACTTAGATTATGTTGAAAAATATTACCATGCTACTCTGGAACCTGTTGATTTTGtgaatgaagctgaagaaagtcgAAAGAAGATTAATTCCTGGGTGGAAAAACAAACGAATG GAAAAATCAAGGAACTGTTTCCAACTGACTTAATTAGCAGCTCCACCAAGCTGGTGTTGGTGGACACAGTTTATTTTAAAGGGCAATGGGACAGGgaatttaagaaagaaaataccaaggaGGAGCAGTTTTGGCTGAATAAG agcacaagtaaacctgtgctGATGATGGAGCAGCACCATGCCTTTAACATCACCTACCTGGAGGACTTGCAGGCCAAAATTCTGGGAATTCCATATAAAAGTAATGACCTAAGCATGTTCGTGCTGCTGCCAAATGACATAGATGGTCTGGAGAAG ATTATAGATCGCATAACTCCTGAGCAGCTGATGGAGTGGACTAGCCCAGGGCATATGAAGGAGAGGAATGTGAGCCTACAGTTGCCCCGGTTTGAATTGCAGAAAACTTACAATCTTGAGGACACCCTAGGTGCCATGGGGTTAACGGACGCCTTCAGAGAGTCCCAAGCAGACTTTTCGGGAATGTCCACCAGCTCCAGGCTGTACATCCAGAAATTCCTGCACAAGTCCTTCGTGGTGGTGACAGAGGAAGGCACCGAGGCTGGGGCTGCCACAGGCGTGGGCATGACCGTGACCATCACATCAGCCCCTCTGTATGAAAACTTCCACTGCAATCATCCTTTCCTGTTCTTCATCAAGCACAATGAGTCCAACGGTGTCCTCTTCTTTGGCCAGTTTTCTTCCCCTTAG
- the SERPINB13 gene encoding serpin B13 isoform X1: MKIRKTVWFTLIFVIVVLDFAEIIMNSLEAANIRFGLDLFKELKKTSDGNVFFSPMGISTAIGMILLGARGRTARQLEKVFYSEKDIESSRAKAEEKTEKTEEIHHQFQKILTALNKPSNDYELSIVNRLFGEKTYLFLQKYLDYVEKYYHATLEPVDFVNEAEESRKKINSWVEKQTNGKIKELFPTDLISSSTKLVLVDTVYFKGQWDREFKKENTKEEQFWLNKSTSKPVLMMEQHHAFNITYLEDLQAKILGIPYKSNDLSMFVLLPNDIDGLEKIIDRITPEQLMEWTSPGHMKERNVSLQLPRFELQKTYNLEDTLGAMGLTDAFRESQADFSGMSTSSRLYIQKFLHKSFVVVTEEGTEAGAATGVGMTVTITSAPLYENFHCNHPFLFFIKHNESNGVLFFGQFSSP, translated from the exons ATGAAAATAAGGAAAACGGTTTGGTTTACtttgatttttgttattgttgttttagaTTTCGCTGAAATTATCATGAATTCACTCGAGGCAGCAAACATTCGGTTTGGGCTTGACCTTTTCAAAGAGCTGAAGAAGACAAGTGATGGCAATGTCTTCTTTTCTCCTATGGGCATCTCAACTGCCATTGGCATGATCCTTCTGGGCGCCCGAGGGAGAACGGCCCGCCAGTTAGAGAAG GTGTTTTACTCTGAAAAAGACATAGAAAGCTCAAGAGCAAAAGCTGAAGAAAAG ACTGAGAAGACAGAAGAGATACATCACCAGTTCCAAAAGATTTTGACTGCGTTAAACAAGCCCAGTAATGATTATGAGCTGAGCATAGTCAACAGGCTATTTGGAGAGAAGACATACCTCTTCCTTCAG AAATACTTAGATTATGTTGAAAAATATTACCATGCTACTCTGGAACCTGTTGATTTTGtgaatgaagctgaagaaagtcgAAAGAAGATTAATTCCTGGGTGGAAAAACAAACGAATG GAAAAATCAAGGAACTGTTTCCAACTGACTTAATTAGCAGCTCCACCAAGCTGGTGTTGGTGGACACAGTTTATTTTAAAGGGCAATGGGACAGGgaatttaagaaagaaaataccaaggaGGAGCAGTTTTGGCTGAATAAG agcacaagtaaacctgtgctGATGATGGAGCAGCACCATGCCTTTAACATCACCTACCTGGAGGACTTGCAGGCCAAAATTCTGGGAATTCCATATAAAAGTAATGACCTAAGCATGTTCGTGCTGCTGCCAAATGACATAGATGGTCTGGAGAAG ATTATAGATCGCATAACTCCTGAGCAGCTGATGGAGTGGACTAGCCCAGGGCATATGAAGGAGAGGAATGTGAGCCTACAGTTGCCCCGGTTTGAATTGCAGAAAACTTACAATCTTGAGGACACCCTAGGTGCCATGGGGTTAACGGACGCCTTCAGAGAGTCCCAAGCAGACTTTTCGGGAATGTCCACCAGCTCCAGGCTGTACATCCAGAAATTCCTGCACAAGTCCTTCGTGGTGGTGACAGAGGAAGGCACCGAGGCTGGGGCTGCCACAGGCGTGGGCATGACCGTGACCATCACATCAGCCCCTCTGTATGAAAACTTCCACTGCAATCATCCTTTCCTGTTCTTCATCAAGCACAATGAGTCCAACGGTGTCCTCTTCTTTGGCCAGTTTTCTTCCCCTTAG